A window from Vigna angularis cultivar LongXiaoDou No.4 chromosome 7, ASM1680809v1, whole genome shotgun sequence encodes these proteins:
- the LOC128197862 gene encoding uncharacterized protein LOC128197862 — translation MVQNICILFRCFTKLSELSIFYIKLHGLLIELFELSMYLIGLLLIENVLFLPFLEPSFTSLSFQTHFRQPYFFPAPFIYVSWISVRVLKPSRLERCSSRFLHFKQDVEFSRKEHGKGGDLGSVLVERKRKFRRPGATSILTVRGGYHGGDVFTAQGWASLNRGDTCFDHGVWRYMFRPWCLYARATIDHWNIMMIELN, via the exons ATGGTACAGAATATATGTATCCTTTTTAGATGTTTCACCAAACTATCTGAGTTATCTATATTCTACATCAAGCTACATGGACTCCTTATCGAGCTTTTTGAACTCTCCATGTACCTTATCGGACTATTGTTAATAGAAAATG TCCTCTTTCTCCCTTTTCTTGAACCTTCCTTTACATCTCTCAGTTTCCAAACTCATTTTCGCCAACCCTACTTCTTTCCCGCGCCGTTTATCTACGTTTCTTGGATTTCAGTTCGCGTCTTGAAGCCTTCGCGTCTCGAACGTTGTTCTTCACGTTTTCTGCATTTCAAACAAGACGTGGAGTTCTCGCGCAAGGAGCATGGCAAAGGAGGAGATTTAGGTTCGGTTTTGGTAGAGAGGAAACGCAAGTTTCGGCGGCCAGGCGCGACCTCCATCCTTACCGTGCGTGGTGGGTACCACGGCGGTGACGTCTTCACGGCGCAGGGATGGGCTTCGCTAAATAGG GGAGATACATGTTTCGACCATGGTGTTT GGAGATACATGTTTCGACCATGGTGTTTGTATGCAAGAGCAACAATTGATCACTGGAACATTATGATGATCGAGCTTAATTAA